The region GAAGGCGAGCATAAGGTCGGAGTCCCTGTCGCCTATAACGAAGCTCTCCGAGATGTCTATTCCCCACTTTCGGGCCGCCTCAAAAACCAGGCGCGGAGAGGGCTTCCTGCAGTCGCAGTTCTCGTCGGGCCTGTGGGGGCAGAAGAAAAAGTCCTCTATCTGAACCCCGTGGGGTGCCAGAAGCTTGTTGAGCCTTGCGTTAACCGCCCAGAACTCTCTCTCTGTAAAGTAGCCCCTGCCGATGCCCGACTGGTTGCTGATAACCACCGGCAGAAAGCCGGCCTCTTTAAGGAGCTTCAACCCCTCAACAACCCCTTCAAGGAGCCTGACCTTTTCAGGCTCGTGGATAAAGCCGGGGTCGTAAATGAGGGTGTTATCCCTGTCGAGGAAAACGGCCCTTCTCAAAAAACCTCCCTTGAAATCCGTAGGGCTCAAGTGGTATGGTTTGACAAAACAAATATAGGGGGAAAAGATGAACTTTGGAGACCTCAGGAAGCTTGCAGGAGCACTCGGAGGCGGCTCGGAGCTCAACGCGGAAACGGTGCTGAAGCTCCTAAAAGGCCTACTCAACCAGCCCGAGAAGGGAAAAGAGATTGTGGGAACGGTAGAGC is a window of Thermovibrio ammonificans HB-1 DNA encoding:
- a CDS encoding D-glycero-alpha-D-manno-heptose-1,7-bisphosphate 7-phosphatase, coding for MRRAVFLDRDNTLIYDPGFIHEPEKVRLLEGVVEGLKLLKEAGFLPVVISNQSGIGRGYFTEREFWAVNARLNKLLAPHGVQIEDFFFCPHRPDENCDCRKPSPRLVFEAARKWGIDISESFVIGDRDSDLMLAFNAGCRGGLIVGREPFKTFLDAARFIVGGGDEALLSDKDKA